The genome window CCACTCCtacttttgttgtttttttaattaactgcaTCCATTTGCAgtgatgaatttttttcagcatcCCCCTGAATTCTATTCAAAATCCAGTAACTGATCAGCATTTTGGGGTTTAATCAGCAAGGTGTCAAGAGGTCCTAGGACCAGCTGGCTCTGAAAGTTGAAGGCACACAACCATCCCAGAACCTTGCAAGATGAAGACCACAAAGGCTGTATTTAGTATTTGCACGTCAATTTTAAACCCATTGTCTGCCTTTCCAAGCTGGCTTTACTGTCCTTTTACTCAGCAGGCTTACAGAGCTACTCGCGCACACCCTGTCCAAAACATTTGCCCATATTAAGCAAGTGATCCCCTATCGAAATCTGCATGAACCTTGTGGTGAAGGGCAGGAAAATGAAGCTGCTTTTAAAGTCCAAATTTTTATCCAGCTTTATGGAAAAATTTAAATCAGAAAAGGTTATAATTTAGCCAAATAATAAATTCATTAATATTAGTTCCCAGAATCTAGAAAGAACAAATAATATCTAAATAAACAAATCTAAGTAAGTGAAGACAAATACTAACTCTTGGGCTTATATGGAAGTTGGCTGAAACCTGCAGCAATCCTGACTCATAATAAAAATGATTTATTTAGAGACTTATTATGAACATTGCAGGAAAGGTGATAACAGACATGTACCACTTTGTTTACAGTAAAATTTCCTGTAAATTAAAGGGTTCTTattctttgtttggttttgatttggtATTGTACCAAGTATCTGTTTATAAAAGGAAATATGACAGTACAAAGTGTACAAAGGGAATTGCAGAAGAGATTAACAGTTAAGGTGAATTTGCTTTAAATTAAGTCCTAGCAACACAGACAGTATATATCCCATTATTTAGGTAAAGAAGGTCAGTTCAAAGCAGATCTTTCATGCACCATTTTTGAGAGCTAAACTACTGAAATTCAGGACAGAAAGCTACTCTcccaaaagatttttaaaaaatactcagGTGACTAAGAGatatggcaggaaaaaaatgttgcagAGCACAACAAAGGAGAAGTTTGATATAAAGTAGGCACTGTGTTCCAAGGGATTAAGTATTGAGGACTTTCTCCTTTTTGTGGATTATTTTGTTTATAACACTCCCTAAACAGCTTATTAAGGAATCTTTCTGAAGCCATATTTATATGACAAAGTATGTCTCGACCTCAAATAATCCCGTCCCACAGGGAATCTTCTGTGGGCACTCCTGGATGAAGATAATGTATTCACAGTtgaaaaagaataatgaaaaaacacaTTACATGTTTTATCAGGATGCAAGAAGACAATCTGTTTTGTAGAAACAACTCCTTGGGTTGGATTAACATTGGATCCAGCCTGTTATCTCCAGAGATCAGACTTCATGAATCTCCAAGGTCTCcacccagggaaagaaaatacttgTGGATGGAAGAACTGGATCTGGGTCATATTAACTCTCCTTCTACATGTAACCAAGATTGACATGGAGGAAAGAATTGTGAAATCAGTGACATTATCTGAAGGCCAGGAGTTACCTGTGTTCGTGGGCTTTACTCCGAACAGTCCTAAGATCCATTGTTTGATATTAAGAGCTAAAAAATTAATGCTGGATTTTTCAACTCGTAGTTAATCAACCCAGTTTGCAGCCAGTCCTGTGCATACAAGCTCAGTGGTTTAGAAGGCATGCTAGCACTCACCTGGGGGCATGTGCTCATTCATGATGACGAGTGATGCTGGCGTCGGCCTTCTTTTCCTGATCTGGAACAGATACAAACCAAGGGCAGTCAGTAGGGCCCATCAGCTGCCACACACACAAGGCAAAGCTAAAAATCTGTCTGGTGTCCTCCAGAGTATAGAGCAGGCAAAGTTAAAAAGGAACTATGTAAAGAACAGCAGCACTTCACTGTCTTAGTGAGAGCTTGTCTGGTCTGACAGCAATCAGGGTCATGCTGCTGCTTGTCCAGGGAGACCAAAGGCATGGGGAGAGCTGTCCAAAATACCTTTGGGATTTGTAATCATCTTGAATTCAGTTTTTTGGATATGTATTGCTGAAAAATATCAGTCATAGCTTAAAATATTGACATTTAGCTTTGCATCAGGAAGATGATCTCATAGTTTCTGAGCTTGTATGTACAAATACCTAGTACTGCCATAGCTCTCTCAagtaataattaataatatctTTCAAGTGCATTTCAGAGTTTTGCAGGTATGCCTTCCAATGAGCTCATGTTTCTAAACTGTTTTCAGAGGTGTTACTACAGTAAGAGTTCCTTAACTAAAAATACTCCTGTATTTAAGATCCTTAAAAAGAGTACTTCCAATATAGCAGATTTTACATATCAATACATACTCCTGAATTGTATGCAATTCTTCAGAGTTTGTCTGGGTAACTACTTTTGTTCCATTAACAGTGGCTGAACTACATGGTATTGGAATACCCTCTTATAATGCACACATTTGCACTAAAAGCTTTGTATTGCTTCACAAAAGCCTCCAGGCCTGATATTCTATTGAATTTAAGACAGGGACCAGGAGCATTTAAGCTAGAAACCTTCTGACACAAAACCTCAATGTCAGtgcatttgttcttttttatttgctgaGCCAACATCTGTATTTAGCTAGGTTCAAATTTTGCTTTCAGAGGTGTAAATGGAAAGTTACATCATCAGGGTTAATGGGTTTATTCTAGATTAGTGTAACTGTAGCTGACTGTAGAATTTACTATTTTAATTTCATCACACACCCACAGTGAAACTGTATAGCACTTGGAATCAAACTCAcaacgcacacacacacacacacaaaaagggACTGCCCATAAATACCAGGCAGAAAATAGGCTACAGCATTTCAACAgccctgggaattccaggaaatcCTAATCCTATGGTTCTCACAGATTGCAGAAAAACACCAGAACACATTCTGCTTGAATTCACTGCAGAACTGTTCTGTGAGGGCTGGATAGCTTCACAGCTCAGAAGTGCCTACGGACAAAATGGGGATCCACAACAATTCTTTTCTGCATCCTTCTAATATTTCGCATTCAGTGATCACTCCCAACTCATCACTTTCTGGAAAAGCTCTCTGCCTTTTAAGAGACACAACATCAGTGCATTCAGGAAACCAGGTACAAATAATTTCATGGCCACTGGTATGGAATTTCAAGGTTATAATATTCCCCTGGTATCATCTAAAATCAGATGTACCCAAATAGAAGCAAATGTTGAGGACAACTTGCACAGACAGAAATATACTGGGTCACCTAATTAAGATTTATGCAGTTTTCTCACAAAACTGCCTGTGACCTTTTATTAGGCACATCTACACATATCTGTACACAGTAATGGGTATCTTTTCCTCCTTAGACAGTACTGAGATACATATATGTATCAGtactatatatatgtatgtatatatatgtatatatatattattatgtGTATCTTTTGGGAGTGAGTTAAAACTTAAAATAGCACACATATTATTCCAACAAGGACATAAGTACAGCGTATTTCtacatgtatatatttttcAGGCACGTAAAACATTGTAAAAATGACTTGAAGATTGTAAAAAATCATGAGAAATATAGGAAGTAACTGAAATGATGACTATTGTGCaaaaaattaattgtattttGTCATGTTAAAATGAAAGGTAAATAAGATGTTTTCCCAATATTTCTGTTAGGTACCTATTATGAACTTTATGCTTTGCTTTATGTACATATAATACACTTGAACTGATTTGTTGAGAATGCATTTGTTGAGTGTTTTTATGTGAAATGTAAGTATTAGGgtagaaatacagaaaaggcaCAACAAATATACATTAATAAACCTACCCAAGGTGAAGAAGCCTTATTCTGGCTAGAGGACATATCCTTCTCCCTCTTTAGGTATATCAAACATCACTATAACCTCCGGAGTATTTAATCTACAGTTTCACTAACATAAGCTAGGAAAGCCTTTAGGCCACAAGTATCACCCAcatcctgccccattccctggaaACAGTGAAGGAAACTCATCCTCCTTACCTGCTCAGCTGCCTCAGGGTCTATTTGGCTCTGAAACAGGGGCACagcaaactgtatttttttggggctgttgggCTCCATGGCGATGCTGAGGTGAggcaggggagagcagagcctggagctggagctggagctgggtctGTGCTGAGCCCCGGCGCCGTCGCCGCGGCCGGGCTGGAGCTCCGCAGGAACAGCTGTAACTCCCGACTTAGCCCGGGAATCTGCGCCAGCCCAGCGGCTCCCGTGCTCCACATCCACAGAGATGCCACTGGCTtggctattttctttttttttcccctctcttcaGCAGCCCTTCAGATCCTCtcagcagaaagctggaaggAACAATAAGCTAATTGTGTACCGGCTCACTTCCACATATGCCAAGCATTCACTCAGGAGCTAATTGAAAATGCAATACTAGCGCTGCACGGCCTGGAGCCTTGGGATTTGAAAAAGAGGATCTCTCCACCATATATTACTAACTGGCTGCTCAGAAGTGCAATGCAAGCTCCCTCTGAGTATTGCTGATGGGCTCTTAATTATTGATGAACACAAATCAGGAAGTTTTCAGATTTTGGGGGTGGAGGTAGCAGAAGGGGTGGATTCAAAAATTCGATCTCTGCTACAGTGTGCCAGAACCGCTCTCCTCTTTGCACATATCAAACAATTCCCTTTGctctttcaaacattttttttaatcctacaATTTTAGACTCTACTAAATCTTACAGGAAAATTTTTCATGATGATTCTACAGAGTTGTCCACAATTTCATGACATTTCTCTGGTGAGTTTGCACGTCAGGCCTGGTTTTCATACTTAGACTGTGATTTCTTTTGGTGGGCTCCATTTCACGTGACTCCAGATACTGAGAACACTCACATTTGAGCCCACTCTCTGGGCTCCTTCGTGCTAAGCACATCAACAGGCCTCTCATTCTATCCAAGTCAAGTGGGATATAGTGTTTACTCAAGATTACATTTTCTCTCCATTAACTctagaaaaaggaaagatgatTCAGACTAGTTAAAGCACTTTTGGATGACTAAAATTCAGAGGCTAAATCCTACTTAAAATCTGTGCCTCATTCCAAgatcaggaaaataatttggtcAATCGTATCAATAGTACTCCTTCATGAATataattgattttaatttgtaatttcATGTTATTTCAAAAATGTGTGAAACAACATCCAGCAATCACTGATCTAGCCTGCCTCTTTGCAAAACTCAGAGGAATTTGAAAATGTTCAGGCCGCTGAGAGCACTAAGGATTTTCACAGCTCACCACAAGCTTATTGAGTCACTGAGTACTTTCCCACCTGTGCCAGTGGAGGAGGTGGGGAAGGAGTGAGGATTGTGGGTGAGAGCAATGCCCTGGCCATACACACAGAACAAACCAGCAAGTCAGACATGAAATACTTGTTTGGCTTTGATTTTTGCAAACTAAAACCATGACACATTAGGAACACCAGGCTGTTTCTGAGCAGAGGCAAGCACACAAGTTAGCTGGTTTGGGAAGGACCTGGTAAAGCTTAGGAGGGGAGGATAAACTTTAATCTAAGGATCCAGTTGGCTCAATGATCAAAAATAACTCTCCATGAGGGCCAAAATTCCCCTCTTCATCCAAATCAAAGCTACTGTGAACCATAGTGGTTCCCAGCTGACAACTAGTCGCTGGCAACTTTACAGTTTGATTTCTTATGATAGTTGAGGTGACTTTTGAATCATAGAAGAGTCTGATTGGTCAGGACCTTCTGGAGATACTTGGTCCCACCATCTCTGCCTGAGACCAGGTTATTCTGGGACCTCTCAGTCTGAATCCTGAATGTTTTCGGTGCTTAAGTGAAGTGCTTATCTTCAtttaacaaaacaaatgaaagagaTGCACAAAACACTGATATTCAGTGTTTCATATGCCCATTTTTAAGCCTTCACTGTTCCTACAAAGACAAAACATAATTTGTTTTATAGACTTCCTCAGTTAGAGCAAGAGTGCAATTGTTGTGGTGGCACAATGATGTCTAAGGCACTAAAGTAAGAGAGACACACTCTGCTTTCAACAGGACAATTAGAGAATTGTTTTCAGGACAGTCTGATTATCCAATTTCATAGTTCCTTCATGCACAGATGTGCCATTATCTTCCATGACAGCTTCAGAGACATACCAGggatatacacacacacatacacagggTTACACCTGGGGGAGGACATAAGCAGGGATCTGAAGTGGCTTTCCTCTTGAGTTTTGatacttgaaagaaaataatgtttagTTTTGCTGTGAGATActgtgagaaaaatgttttccagatACACTGATACCATAAGTATTAATAAattgtatattttaaatatcaagCTTCTCTAGAAAATACctgttttccataaaatatcTATTCTAGATGTCTATGAAACTTCATGTATTAAATTGTACAATTACAATTCTAATATATGTTACTGATCACAGGAGCTGTAATTTCACTGCAAAGGCTTAACATTTCTTATGTCAATGATAAAGTAATTTTATAAACCATATTCAGAcagtaaaaaattattaaaatattaagtgCTCAAAGGATTATAACAGTGTGTTTCAGCTCTAGATTGCTGGACATTGCTGTCCAAAGGAATCATGTCTCAAATGCATCTTTATTAATGGTATATAAGAAACAAGCTGAGCAGCCTTACAAAGAACCCAGACCAACAAAACCACTTTTTGGCAGCTTCTGAAGGGAGACAGACAACAGGACAGACCAGAACACAAGGACTAATCCTTAATGGGGCTGGCTAAGATTGGGAGAGAGGCCCCCCAAGAATGTGATGTGGAAGCATTTGCTCCCTGCAGCTTTTCTCCCTGTGCCTATTTGGAGCTGGCAGCCCAACAATCTTCACATGCACTAATACaataacagtatttttaaaatagtataaGAGGCATAGTGAGAGAGCACTCAGCTATAGCATTTCAGGATGCCTGCCTTGGCTCCCTCTCACACCAATTTGCAGCATTAGAAGTCTGCAGGCAAAGTGTGCTGGCATTTTCCATAGACTGCATCATAGTCTGGGGAGAGCTGAAACACTTAAGTACTGACACATCCTTGTAGTTCATCTTCTGTTTTTAGTGCACTCCCCACAACTTCAGTTTCAGATGCCTTCATGATTCAGCTAAAACTGtaatggaattaaaaataataagaactgTGCAAGATCTTTCCTTCCTATGTCATTGACTATGTTTTGGTATGAAGCCTTTTAGAACATCCTGCTGTAGGGATGAGCTGTGGAAGCACTCGTGGCATAGTTCCTGCTTAAGCTATTTCCCCTGGTGTCTAGGAAAGGTTTCTATCTTGTTTCCAGCCAAAGACAAGGCTTCTGGGGTGGCAATTCAAGGGTGTTGGTTCTGCACTCTTTACACAAGTTTTGTTGTGGCCCTGATCTGCCTCGGCTCCTCTGGTGTGGTCAGAGACTACTGCAGCATCACTCTGGAGAAGACAGCTGGAGTTCCTTATAAAGCAAACCTGCTTAGGGCTTTGGCTCCTAAACTCACCACTGCAAATGCAGAGAAGCACTAAGTTGCAGCACCCTGATCCAACAGGGGCCTTTGCAGAGCAAGTTTAGACGTGGCAATTCTTCCAGTGTGTCTCAGACACAACTTTAATCCCCATTTGAGCCACTGATATGTGAGAGATTTAACAAAGATATTTTCCCCAGTGCTTTCCCTGGGCTCTCCAGCTGGCCCCTCTCCTCAGCAATGCATCCTCAGcatgggcagccccagcagcaccagagggaGAAACACTGCAGAGCACTCTGGCTTTCTGCTACAGCCAAAAGGGCTTCCATGTGCctcttccttctgcctttttctAAAAACTGATGAACAGGTTCTTCCCTGCCTTTGCCCAGACAGGGGCATCAGTTTGCCCTTTGGGGCTCTGCACTGTGCCTCACTCATAGGTGCTAAAATCAGACAGAAGCCttctaagaataaaaaaattacatattcaaaatgacactgaaattttcctttccaaacagCATTGCAAACAGGGTGACTCccactgagctgctggaaaCACAGTCTGCTATTTATATAtagaaaatgcaaagaatttCATATTTGCCAGGGAGGTAGAATGCAGAGCAGATCTCATCAGCCTCATGAGTACCAAGTGCTGCCACAGTCATGTCaagaagaagaacaaaaagTCTTTCTGAGCAGTGACAGAGTCAGTGGGACATTCAGAGAGAGCTATTGGCCTGATAACAGTCTAACCCAAATTTCCATTGCCAGTTCTCATCCACAGAGTATTGGGTTTGGACTTGTTTATGTACTAACTATATATGTGGATACATAAAGCCTAGATAAGTAAAGAGATACAGCTATTTCTATTTATAC of Zonotrichia leucophrys gambelii isolate GWCS_2022_RI chromosome 7, RI_Zleu_2.0, whole genome shotgun sequence contains these proteins:
- the PPP1R1C gene encoding LOW QUALITY PROTEIN: protein phosphatase 1 regulatory subunit 1C (The sequence of the model RefSeq protein was modified relative to this genomic sequence to represent the inferred CDS: inserted 1 base in 1 codon), which gives rise to MWSTGAAGLAQIPGLSRELQLFLRSSSXGRGDGAGAQHRPSSSSSSRLCSPLPHLSIAMEPNSPKKIQFAVPLFQSQIDPEAAEQIRKRRPTPASLVIMNEHMPPEKDEKRTNISQAESQSASPKQRKQSVFTPPALKGIKHLKSQSESVFPEEEEGLGEREEEWGH